In one window of Kosmotoga pacifica DNA:
- a CDS encoding rhomboid family intramembrane serine protease encodes MFPLRDTIPSRRKPYVMWAIIVANITIFIYELSLSNGELLLFIYHHGLVPARYTKGHVLLYSRFLIQYNRFDLSPFVTSIFLHGGWMHLIGNMWTLFIFGDNVEDTLGHFRFFVYYMFWGLGASTLQFLISPTSQVPVIGASGAIAGVMGAYLYFFPWSRILTFIPIFFLPFIVEIPAFIFLLIWFFIQFFSGAFSIIGLDFSGVAWWAHVGGFLAGLYMARFFSKKYFED; translated from the coding sequence GACACCATTCCCAGCAGGAGAAAACCGTATGTAATGTGGGCAATAATTGTTGCGAATATCACCATTTTCATATACGAGCTCTCGCTATCGAATGGTGAGTTACTTCTTTTTATATATCACCATGGATTGGTGCCGGCACGATATACAAAGGGGCATGTTTTGTTATACAGCAGATTCTTGATTCAATACAATCGTTTTGACCTTTCGCCTTTTGTGACTTCCATTTTTTTGCATGGTGGATGGATGCATCTAATCGGGAACATGTGGACACTATTCATTTTCGGAGACAACGTCGAAGATACCCTTGGCCATTTCAGGTTCTTCGTTTATTACATGTTCTGGGGTTTAGGTGCCAGTACCCTGCAATTTCTCATTTCTCCTACTTCTCAGGTACCTGTTATTGGTGCCTCAGGAGCCATTGCCGGGGTAATGGGTGCTTATCTTTATTTCTTTCCCTGGAGCAGAATTCTCACGTTCATACCCATCTTTTTCCTCCCGTTCATCGTGGAAATACCGGCTTTCATCTTCTTGCTCATATGGTTCTTCATTCAATTTTTCAGCGGTGCCTTTTCGATAATCGGGTTAGACTTTTCAGGAGTAGCGTGGTGGGCACACGTTGGAGGTTTTCTTGCTGGTCTTTATATGGCGAGGTTTTTTTCGAAAAAGTATTTTGAGGATTGA
- a CDS encoding pseudouridine-5'-phosphate glycosidase produces MDKAYVALESTVIAHGLPWPANFETAVAMEEEVKKNGSVPRTIGIIGGEIKIGITRDEIKYLSTAKNVMKVGTAEIAVAVALKKDAATTVSATMKLAAREGIEVFATGGIGGVHKGVEWDVSQDIVELSKTNMIVVSAGVKSILDVEKTLEFLETFQVTVVGYRTDRFPLFHTRFSKFPVNITVNTPEEIAAIFEEKKRLGIEGAILVANPIPTEYEIPHYELMKYIETAITEATSKNISGKSLTPFLLNRLGELSDGKTLEANIALLKNNAALAGQIAKVLKEL; encoded by the coding sequence ATGGACAAAGCATATGTTGCTCTCGAATCGACTGTTATAGCCCATGGCCTTCCATGGCCTGCAAATTTTGAGACGGCCGTGGCGATGGAAGAAGAAGTGAAAAAGAATGGTTCAGTACCAAGAACCATAGGCATTATCGGAGGAGAAATCAAAATAGGTATCACGCGGGACGAGATAAAATACCTTTCAACGGCGAAGAACGTTATGAAAGTCGGCACTGCTGAAATAGCGGTAGCTGTGGCGCTGAAAAAGGATGCTGCTACCACTGTGAGTGCAACGATGAAACTTGCAGCCAGAGAGGGAATAGAGGTATTTGCAACAGGTGGTATCGGAGGTGTTCATAAAGGTGTCGAATGGGATGTTTCACAAGACATTGTTGAACTGTCAAAGACCAACATGATAGTGGTTTCTGCAGGCGTGAAGAGCATTCTCGATGTAGAAAAAACCCTGGAGTTTCTGGAGACTTTTCAAGTTACTGTGGTGGGTTACAGGACAGATAGATTCCCGCTATTCCATACACGTTTCAGTAAATTTCCGGTGAATATCACTGTGAATACTCCCGAGGAAATCGCTGCGATATTCGAAGAGAAGAAAAGATTGGGGATAGAAGGTGCTATACTCGTAGCAAATCCCATACCCACGGAATATGAGATTCCTCACTATGAGCTTATGAAATACATTGAGACAGCAATAACTGAGGCAACAAGCAAAAACATCTCTGGAAAGAGCCTCACTCCCTTTCTGTTGAACCGCTTGGGAGAACTCTCGGATGGTAAGACTCTTGAAGCGAATATCGCCCTGCTTAAAAACAACGCTGCACTGGCAGGACAAATTGCAAAGGTGTTGAAAGAGCTATGA
- a CDS encoding amidohydrolase, which translates to MNRVFKNCRIYNPCTGNYVFGDLFIEGGVIVNREPEKAEVIDLGGRYVYPGMVDSHAHLVATGKKRFTLDLTNITSESQFVATLKEWERDHSYMFINGRGWDQERLGFVPDKKFLDNVTNIPVVLVRKCGHIATVNSSMIQKYSLHDLHGIDETDLNTGIIKERALEMLYKRLSLRKEDIERYLRTGASEFLKYGVTSVHSDDYHDAFLQDLMDVLSTQNYIRIYEKLKVESLSELENLPTLQKYETDFFTLRAAKIYLDGSFGSRTAALRESYTDEWNNNGILYLSGRELLPFVQMAESKGIQLNVHVIGDRALDEALEAFKVIKGGNPLKHRLIHVQIAWREQIELIARLKLKVSIQPIFFKTDKEMAISRLGPNRIKSAYPFKALLKAGIELALSTDSPVEGVNPYQNMQVAEAFFDRKDILYMYMVSGRLLENRSLVLPLSTGSKADFFVLERELLSVPANELDTLEVIMTVLDGRIVHTNGTF; encoded by the coding sequence ATGAATAGGGTATTTAAAAATTGCAGAATTTATAATCCGTGCACAGGTAACTATGTCTTTGGTGACCTATTCATTGAAGGTGGTGTAATTGTAAACCGCGAGCCAGAAAAGGCTGAAGTTATTGACCTTGGTGGAAGATATGTTTATCCCGGTATGGTTGATTCTCATGCCCATCTTGTAGCAACAGGTAAGAAGCGGTTTACCCTTGATCTTACAAATATCACTTCTGAATCTCAGTTTGTTGCAACATTGAAGGAATGGGAACGAGATCATTCTTACATGTTTATCAACGGACGGGGCTGGGATCAGGAGAGACTCGGTTTTGTCCCTGATAAAAAATTTCTCGACAATGTTACTAATATTCCTGTGGTACTCGTGCGTAAATGTGGTCATATAGCCACGGTCAATAGTTCGATGATACAGAAATATTCTCTGCATGATCTTCATGGCATCGATGAAACGGATCTTAATACGGGAATTATTAAAGAACGGGCTCTAGAAATGCTGTATAAGAGACTTTCGCTCAGAAAAGAGGATATAGAAAGGTATTTGAGAACCGGTGCGAGTGAATTTTTAAAATACGGAGTCACAAGTGTGCATAGTGACGATTACCATGATGCTTTTCTTCAGGATTTAATGGATGTTCTTTCGACTCAGAACTATATAAGGATATATGAGAAACTCAAGGTAGAATCTCTGTCGGAACTCGAGAATCTCCCGACTCTACAGAAATATGAAACAGATTTCTTCACTTTGAGAGCTGCGAAGATTTATCTCGACGGCTCCTTTGGATCACGGACAGCTGCTTTGCGCGAATCTTACACCGATGAATGGAATAATAATGGGATACTCTACCTTTCAGGACGGGAGTTATTACCCTTCGTGCAAATGGCCGAAAGCAAAGGAATACAATTGAACGTCCATGTGATAGGCGACAGGGCACTGGATGAAGCCCTGGAGGCTTTCAAAGTAATCAAAGGCGGTAACCCGTTGAAGCACAGATTGATACATGTACAGATCGCCTGGAGGGAACAAATCGAATTAATTGCCAGATTGAAACTCAAAGTGTCCATTCAGCCAATATTTTTTAAAACAGACAAAGAAATGGCCATTTCCCGACTTGGACCCAACCGAATCAAGAGCGCTTATCCCTTCAAAGCGCTCTTGAAAGCTGGAATTGAACTTGCATTATCCACTGATTCGCCTGTTGAAGGGGTCAATCCCTATCAGAATATGCAGGTAGCGGAAGCGTTTTTTGATAGGAAGGATATTCTGTATATGTACATGGTTTCTGGCAGGTTACTGGAAAACAGAAGCTTAGTTTTGCCACTTAGTACAGGTTCAAAGGCAGATTTTTTTGTTCTTGAAAGGGAGCTTTTATCTGTTCCTGCTAATGAACTCGATACTTTAGAAGTCATAATGACAGTCCTTGATGGCAGGATCGTTCATACGAACGGGACATTTTGA